In a single window of the Gossypium hirsutum isolate 1008001.06 chromosome A13, Gossypium_hirsutum_v2.1, whole genome shotgun sequence genome:
- the LOC107913546 gene encoding G-type lectin S-receptor-like serine/threonine-protein kinase SD2-5: MITLLMPLIISALVFVDAEIMDYPSFVDGPKSWRIPSSSDYNFRESYGVKPILVNGMFVCGFHCSYDGDNCLFAISIFSTSYDGHIRSSPQVVWSANRGYPVQSQAQLQLPHDGQFTLTDAYNFPVWYADNVDTLSSRLKLSAEGNLMLLNKASDMDWQSFDYPTDSLVLGQSFRPFQALTVTVSLPNSSRVSYEFAVNYSVGYFTASMVSYGESTASMDPYYVSPILSDADLEFQKGKFGNFSVSASAKFIQLGSDGHLKAYEWKDSKWEGTDLLPIDPCSYPFACGNYGVCLKEGCSCPVDASENGTTYFKPINYTKPDLGCYAVSPISCESFIHQSFLELQGYYFHPVKKHLISETINLKECKAICLINCSCKAFMYTEGSCYFLSGGLSIAKSYSSDNGTYKTNNSAFIKVQSSPISQSPNKNVSSPKYTSVIVGSTLGAIFGVFLICAFIILGFRKGFQEVEEDYLDNMLGMPTRFSYEELKNVTKNFSNKIGEGGFGSVFHGTLPSGSEVAVKHLVGFGAVNKSFAAEVQAIGSIHHFNLVSLVGFCAEKFNRLLVYKYMANGSLDRWIFNKNQESALRWHIRKKIIIDIAKGLAYLHEGCNQKIIHLDIKPQNILLDENFNARVSDFGLSKLIGREQSRVVTTMRGTPGYMAPEWLSSIITEKADVYSFGIVVLEILCGRRNVDESQQEDMHLLRLFRRKQEGGRLLDIVDRCSDDMQSNATEVVEVMKVAAWCLQNEYARRPSMSAVVKLFEDSNDVVSNLNEDFLNGLTWEIVGSFASQVSPSILSGPR; this comes from the coding sequence ATGATCACTCTTTTGATGCCATTGATTATTTCGGCGTTAGTTTTTGTTGATGCTGAAATCATGGACTACCCCTCATTTGTTGATGGCCCGAAATCCTGGAGAATCCCTTCCTCATCTGACTATAATTTCAGGGAGTCATATGGTGTGAAGCCGATCCTTGTTAATGGGATGTTTGTCTGTGGCTTCCATTGCAGCTATGATGGTGACAATTGCCTATTTGCTATCTCCATCTTCAGCACGAGTTACGATGGTCATATCAGATCTTCTCCACAAGTGGTATGGTCGGCTAATAGAGGCTATCCAGTTCAGAGTCAAGCACAGTTGCAACTCCCTCATGATGGCCAGTTTACGTTGACAGATGCTTACAATTTTCCTGTTTGGTACGCAGACAACGTTGATACGTTAAGTTCAAGGTTAAAATTGAGTGCGGAGGGAAACCTCATGCTGCTTAACAAAGCCAGCGACATGGATTGGCAGTCATTTGACTACCCAACGGACTCTTTAGTTCTTGGTCAAAGCTTCCGGCCATTCCAAGCATTGACGGTTACTGTATCGCTACCGAATTCAAGTAGAGTTTCGTATGAATTTGCTGTCAATTATTCTGTTGGCTACTTCACTGCTTCTATGGTTAGTTATGGTGAATCCACTGCATCTATGGATCCCTATTACGTAAGTCCTATCTTGTCTGATGCTGATCTTGAATTCCAGAAAGGAAAGTTCGGGAATTTCTCCGTGTCAGCCTCAGCTAAGTTTATACAGTTGGGAAGTGATGGCCACTTGAAGGCATATGAGTGGAAAGATTCCAAGTGGGAGGGGACTGATCTACTCCCCATTGATCCATGTAGTTATCCATTCGCATGTGGAAATTATGGCGTTTGCTTAAAAGAGGGATGCAGTTGCCCTGTTGATGCAAGTGAAAATGGAACTACTTATTTTAAGCCAATAAATTATACAAAGCCAGATCTTGGATGTTATGCAGTTTCACCAATCTCTTGTGAGAGTTTTATTCATCAGAGTTTTCTCGAGCTACAAGGCTACTATTTTCATCCCGTGAAAAAACATTTGATCTCTGAgacaataaatttaaaagaatgtAAAGCAATCTGTTTAATCAACTGTTCTTGCAAAGCCTTTATGTATACAGAGGGTTCCTGCTATTTTCTATCTGGAGGATTGTCCATTGCGAAAAGTTATTCTAGCGACAACGGTACTTACAAAACCAACAACTCAGCTTTTATAAAGGTGCAAAGTTCTCCAATTTCACAGAGTCCTAACAAGAATGTTTCATCACCAAAGTATACATCAGTTATTGTGGGCTCAACTCTTGGAGCTATCTTTGGTGTGTTTCTTATATGCGCTTTCATTATTCTAGGATTTAGAAAAGGGTTCCAAGAAGTTGAGGAAGATTATCTAGACAACATGCTGGGAATGCCAACTAGATTCTCATACGAAGAGTTGAAGAACGtcaccaaaaattttagcaaCAAGATTGGTGAGGGTGGTTTTGGGTCTGTTTTTCATGGAACCTTACCTTCGGggtctgaagttgcagtgaagcatcTTGTTGGCTTTGGTGCAGTTAACAAGTCCTTTGCAGCTGAAGTTCAAGCAATTGGAAGCATTCACCatttcaatttggtaagtttggttGGATTTTGTGCTGAAAAATTCAACAGGCTTTTAGTCTACAAGTACATGGCTAATGGATCGCTAGACCGGTGGATCTTCAATAAAAACCAAGAATCTGCTCTTAGATGGCACATTAGAAAGAAGATCATTATAGATATAGCCAAAGGACTAGCCTATCTTCATGAAGGTTGCAATCAAAAGATAATTCACTTAgacatcaaaccacaaaatatcCTTCTAGATGAGAATTTCAATGCCAGAGTTTCAGATTTTGGGTTGTCTAAGCTAATTGGAAGAGAACAAAGCCGAGTCGTAACAACTATGAGGGGAACCCCTGGTTATATGGCTCCTGAATGGTTAAGTTCAATTATAACTGAAAAAGCAGATGTCTATAGCTTTGGTATTGTGGTCCTGGAAATTCTGTGTGGGCGACGAAACGTCGATGAATCTCAACAAGAAGATATGCATTTACTGAGACTTTTTAGGAGAAAGCAAGAAGGGGGGCGACTGTTGGATATAGTCGATCGGTGCAGCGATGATATGCAGTCGAATGCAACCGAAGTTGTGGAGGTGATGAAGGTTGCTGCATGGTGTCTGCAAAATGAATATGCCAGGAGGCCTTCCATGTCCGCAGTGGTGAAACTTTTTGAGGACTCAAATGATGTTGTAAGTAACTTGAATGAAGATTTCCTAAATGGATTAACGTGGGAAATTGTGGGGAGTTTTGCTTCACAAGTGTCACCCTCTATATTATCTGGGCCAAGGTGA